Proteins encoded within one genomic window of Vicinamibacterales bacterium:
- a CDS encoding prephenate dehydrogenase/arogenate dehydrogenase family protein, whose translation MTNDSRVIPLRPPDVENRPPVFERIAVVGLGLIGGSIALAARRAWPSALVIGVDRKPVLERAMLRHAMDVASEDRMIASEADLVILAAPIRQNLELLSTLADTLVGEAVITDVGSTKRSIVEAAAALPARLTFVGGHPLAGGTTGGIDAAREDMFSGRPWLFVPTGDGQSEAVGRLSVFVEGLGAQPRVLASAAAHDHLVALLSHLPQLTVSALMSAVGERVGEDDLALAGRGLIDTTRLAASPADIWCDVCATNQDEIGPALDVLIELLSALRARLDDAEAVEKLFSSANRWRAALTDRRPS comes from the coding sequence ATGACCAACGACTCCCGCGTGATCCCGCTGCGGCCCCCGGATGTCGAAAACCGGCCGCCCGTCTTCGAACGCATCGCCGTCGTCGGCCTCGGTCTGATCGGCGGGTCGATTGCACTGGCCGCGCGCCGGGCGTGGCCGTCCGCGCTCGTGATTGGCGTGGACCGGAAGCCTGTGCTCGAACGCGCGATGTTGCGCCACGCGATGGACGTCGCCTCTGAGGATCGGATGATCGCATCGGAGGCGGACCTCGTGATTCTGGCCGCACCAATCCGGCAGAACCTCGAACTGCTGTCGACTCTCGCCGATACCCTCGTCGGTGAGGCGGTGATTACGGACGTCGGCAGCACGAAACGCAGCATTGTCGAAGCGGCAGCGGCCCTGCCCGCTCGGCTCACGTTCGTCGGCGGCCACCCGCTTGCCGGCGGCACCACGGGTGGAATCGATGCGGCGCGCGAGGACATGTTCTCGGGGCGGCCGTGGCTGTTCGTGCCCACGGGCGACGGACAGTCCGAGGCAGTAGGCCGGCTCTCTGTGTTCGTCGAAGGCCTCGGCGCGCAGCCTCGAGTGCTGGCGTCGGCCGCGGCGCACGACCATCTGGTCGCACTCCTGAGCCATCTGCCGCAATTGACCGTTTCCGCCCTGATGTCCGCCGTGGGCGAGCGCGTAGGCGAGGACGACCTTGCGCTGGCCGGCCGAGGGTTGATCGACACGACCCGCCTTGCCGCCAGTCCCGCCGACATCTGGTGTGACGTGTGCGCAACGAATCAGGACGAAATCGGCCCCGCGCTCGACGTTCTGATCGAGCTGCTCTCGGCGCTGCGCGCCCGTCTCGACGATGCCGAGGCGGTTGAGAAGCTGTTCTCGTCGGCCAACCGCTGGCGCGCGGCGCTGACCGACCGCCGCCCCTCGTGA